The following coding sequences are from one Euwallacea fornicatus isolate EFF26 chromosome 8, ASM4011564v1, whole genome shotgun sequence window:
- the Cad87A gene encoding cadherin-87A isoform X2: MDQLLLKIVLITLLIISDCLANLPPSFTKDMNNLVVLESTPVGTEIYKLEGTDPEGSALRYDLTGTDVLNVDHETGVVTIVKPLDYEANTTLKLELSVEDQVEGGGRNNIVTQTVTVIILDENDNPPEFLDSPYEVNVDEDAAPGTSILAPISVVDSDTVGENIEVSCINSINSVDACDIFKIQAINSSGYSYKGAIVLGRKLNYTIQDKYEFMLKATDGSLTNTADVTVIVKDVQDTPPQFLNNLTAEIPEDVPINYLVFTVKAEDGDRGNPRPVVYELVNNPMEYFQIDPMSGDLYTATPLNKEAIKDPDGLLKFEVRARELVNGLKSDDPSTISSTEATVKVLDVNDEPPRFNNREYFVQIPENIPEGSALPGLDMSVTDPDEGNNSAFSLELNDISGAFSIEPKTALGSTPVSIRVANNNLDYEDPNQRKFIILAVARELYTEKKLSSTSTITVTVSDVNDNAPSFDQHSYSAVVSEIASSGTLVITIVAKDRDTGRFGENGLVYKLSGSGMDLFTVNNRTGAVTVAFCDTVGVAPCLDYETKTEYHLQFVATDDDGKGQTSSVPLKISLTDNNDNPPVFGQSTYRIYVNEGATRFEPAQIIEARDDDKTSHVTYAIVAGNDDELFKIDSETGKLRITANKGLDVSNETDNVVTLTVLATDGKYTATALVNITVLDVNNNSPIFLKESYLEAVLEDVPIGSSLLEVQATDADTGENAEIEYSLSKGTNGDFKIDNTTGAIYVVSKLDFDRRNTYNIEILAIDHGEPALTGTASLTIKVINTNDKLPYFVPTTQKAEVMEDATVGSIIHTLVALDPDVNISEALNFAATEPITALDKHGNEVFGSDLYKEFFSVDKDSGRVSVANSLQRDVAALVRIPVLVTDITAPTVQQGQGLLVITIQDINDSPPNFVPPWTLDHPEYYLEIKEELPVDTIVATYKAFDEDSDIAEYAIDPESEYFRINQGTGIVQIKKRIDYEQTKNLNFTVWAYDSGLPQLNVSALVRVKVINLNDHDPVFTEKTYNVSIDENSPNGTILLHVKAVDKDAGEYGEVVYELTGEHNENFGIDSKSGEISVTNSNFLDHEKITECVLQVVARDKAPTNIRRSMSVPVYITINDLNDNAPKFSSQSYEADVMEDVRLNPPVPLIQLNATDMDSGINGNVHYDIISGNDNDVFLIGLDTGILYAHKSLLGQTKTFHLTVEARDGAGNGDLSDTASLTVHVININDHKPVFVMPFLPNSTVDVLENAASKGLVVLIVKATDKDQGENGRVTYHLKVNDQMLQETDNFVIDEKNGELKLKRDLDREEKSRYELTLVARDHGSPKWYQEERHLTVLLVDENDNRPEFPGSVAANPYHFYITENNELETLIGHVQALDRDEGKHAAVYYYILTGNEDGAFKMNKATGNLYALKSFDRESRDEYDLVIVANNDPNFYATDEKVVEMEKMGLLQDKSIAHAVVTILDLNDNEPYFRSPVYHAAVNAMANVNQFVVNVTAFDPDNGINGSLTYYIKASNLYKYRSHKSSGSIIPSPFNISQRGEVYTATYLAENNQHRFVVDIVARENGFPEREAYTQVHVWVFEPEQLIRVILSRPKDEVLKEKDEIITELSNATQFLIIIDEIRFHVGNGGRKNEDWTDMYILAVDSATSSIVSVPEVLKIVDSEYDFLKDYYAGFAIENVVPAFAQEKEDSFDPALAALIALMIVLFVGVTSFIIVCCCLRHWVISPSDDLKKKDALIKKAIIDDLTTTENPLWIEQKLKLYEEQELTMQVFNEPELGPTNRRSSADNMPEDNTYATIQHPHKRQLSNLASPGPGDDLGEYATLSRIAQQQPGSNNSSLRNAPNYYESAMGFQGSTFQVPDQLSDAGSEYGSLRGHPNRVAQADYVTELI, translated from the exons ACTGTCTAGCGAATCTACCCCCCAGCTTCACCAAAGACATGAACAACTTGGTGGTACTCGAGAGTACCCCAGTCGGGACGGAAATCTATAAGCTCGAAGGCACCGATCCGGAGGGCAGTGCCCTGAGGTACGACCTGACGGGGACTGATGTACTTAACGTCGACCACGAGACCGGAGTTGTAACTATAGTGAAACCTTTAGATTATGAA GCAAACACCACCCTGAAACTGGAGCTGAGCGTCGAAGACCAAGTGGAGGGAGGAGGGAGGAATAACATAGTCACGCAAACAGTCACTGTTATAATTTTAGACGAAAATGACAATCCCCCCGAGTTCCTCGAT AGCCCTTACGAGGTAAACGTGGATGAAGACGCCGCTCCGGGGACCTCAATTCTAGCCCCAATATCAGTTGTCGATAGCGACACTGTAGGAGAAAATATCGAGGTTTCATGCATCAACAGCATCAACTCGGTTGATGCCTgcgacatattcaaaattcaagCTATTAATTCCAGCGGATACTCTTATAAAGGGGCGATAGTACTCGGGAGGAAGTTGAATTATACCATTCAAGACAAGTACGAATTCATGTTGAAAGCTACG GATGGTTCACTGACAAACACAGCAGACGTTACTGTGATCGTGAAAGATGTGCAAGACACACCTCCACAGTTCCTAAACAACCTAACTGCAGAAATCCCTGAAGATGTACCAATCAACTACTTGGTCTTCACTGTTAAGGCTGAAGATGGGGACCGGGGAAACCCAAGACCCGTCGTATATGAACTAGTTAACA ACCCCAtggaatatttccaaatagaTCCGATGAGCGGGGATTTGTACACAGCTACGCCTCTAAATAAAGAAGCAATCAAAGACCCTGACGGGCTATTGAAGTTTGAAGTGAGAGCTCGTGAATTGGTGAACGGACTAAAAAGCGATGATCCGTCTACTATCAGTAGCACTGAAGCCACTGTGAAAGTATTGGATGTTAATGACGAACCTCCTCGATTCAATAATCGAGAGTATTTTGTGCAAATCCCTGAGAATATTCCTGAAGGTTCAGCTTTGCCTGGTCTTGACATGAGTGTAACCGATCCTGATGAG GGCAATAACTCAGCCTTCTCATTGGAGCTCAACGATATATCCGGAGCTTTTTCAATAGAACCCAAAACAGCTCTTGGAAGCACCCCAGTGAGCATAAGAGTGGCGAACAATAACTTGGATTACGAAGACCCCaatcaaagaaaatttatcaTCCTTGCAGTCGCCAGAGAGCTTTATACTGAGAAAAAACTTTCCTCAACTTCTACTATTACTGTAACAG TCTCGGATGTCAACGACAATGCGCCATCGTTTGATCAGCACAGCTACTCGGCAGTGGTCTCAGAAATAGCTTCGTCAGGTACTTTGGTCATTACTATAGTGGCGAAGGATAGAGATACTGGCAGATTCGGGGAAAACGGACTTGTTTACAAACTGTCAGGCAGTGGGATGGACCTTTTTACAGTTAACAACAGAACGGGAGCCGTGACTGTTGCTTTCTGTGATACTGTGGGGGTCGCACCCTGCTTAGATTATGAAACCAAGACTGAGTATCACTTACAGTTTGTG GCCACTGATGATGATGGAAAAGGCCAAACCTCTTCAGTGCCCCTCAAGATAAGCTTGACAGACAACAACGATAATCCTCCGGTTTTCGGCCAGTCAACTTATCGCATATACGTGAATGAGGGTGCCACCAGGTTTGAGCCTGCACAGATCATTGAAGCGAGGGATGATGATAAAACGTCTCACGTTACCTATGCGATTGTGGCGGGCAATGATGATGAACTGTTCAAAATCGATTCGGAGACTGGAAAGTTGAGGATTACCGCTAATAAAGGGCTGGATGTCAGCAATGAGACTGATAATGTTGTTACTCTGACTGTATTG GCAACTGATGGAAAATATACAGCCACAGCGTTAGTTAACATTACTGTGTTGGATGTGAACAACAACTCCcctatatttttaaaggaaagCTACTTAGAAGCTGTTTTAGAGGATGTTCCAATCG GCTCAAGTTTGCTGGAAGTCCAAGCCACAGACGCGGACACGGGAGAAAACGCAGAAATTGAATACTCCCTCTCCAAAGGCACCAATGGGGACTTTAAAATCGACAACACCACTGGAGCGATATACGTTGTCTCCAAATTAGACTTCGATAGAAGAAATACGTACAATATTGAAATCTTAGCCATAGACCATGGAGAGCCAGCCTTGACAGGCACTGCGTCTTTGACCATTAAAGTTATCAACACCAACGATAAATTGCCCTATTTTGTGCCTACAACCCAGAAAGCTGAAGTGATGGAAGATGCAACTGTGGGGTCTATAATCCATACATTGGTGGCATTGGATCCTGATGTAAATATTTCTGAGGCCTTAAACTTCGCTGCAACCGAACCCATTACCGCCTTGGACAAGCACGGAAATGAAGTTTTTGGAAGTGACCTctacaaagaatttttttcggtTGATAAAGACTCAGGAAGAGTGTCTGTGGCCAATAGTTTGCAGCGCGATGTGGCTGCCTTGGTCAGAATTCCAGTTTTGGTGACTGACATCACTGCACCTACTGTGCAGCAAGGACAAGGACTTTTGG TTATAACTATCCAAGACATCAATGACTCCCCTCCGAACTTCGTGCCTCCTTGGACTCTGGATCATCCCGAATATTACCTGGAAATTAAAGAAGAGTTACCAGTGGACACTATAGTGGCCACTTACAAGGCCTTCGATGAGGATTCGGACATTGCCGAATACGCCATTGACCCTGAGAGTGAGTACTTCAGGATCAATCAGGGGACTGGGATCGTGCAGATTAAGAAGAGAATCGACTATGAGCAAACCAAGAACCTCAACTTTACCGTTTGGGCCTACGACAGTGGCTTGCCCCAACTCAATGTCTCAGCCTTGGTTcgagtcaaagtaatcaacctTAACGACCATGACCCAGTGTTCACGGAAAAAACCTATAACGTCTCCATTGACGAGAATTCCCCAAACGGCACTATTCTGCTTCATGTTAAAGCCGTAGATAAAGATGCAGGGGAATATGGGGAAGTTGTTTACGAGCTTACTGGAGAGCACAATGAGAATTTCGGTATTGACTCAAAGAGTGGAGAAATTAGCGTGACAAATTCTAACTTTCTGGATCATGAGAAAATCACTGAGTGCGTCTTACAGGTTGTAG CTCGCGATAAAGCCCCTACTAACATCAGAAGGTCAATGTCGGTTCCAGTGTACATAACCATCAACGACCTAAATGACAATGCCCCTAAATTCAGCAGCCAATCATACGAAGCTGACGTCATGGAAGATGTTAGGCTTAACCCCCCAGTACCCCTTATTCAACTGAATGCCACCGATATGGATTCTGGGATCAATGGCAACGTCCATTATGATATAATATCAGGAAATGATAATG ACGTTTTCCTCATTGGCTTGGACACAGGAATTCTATACGCCCACAAGTCCCTTCTAGGACAAACCAAAACCTTCCACCTAACAGTGGAAGCTAGAGATGGAGCTGGAAATGGAGATCTCAGTGACACAGCCTCTCTCACCGTGCACGTGATAAACATTAATGATCACAAACCAGTTTTTGTGATGCCATTCCTGCCAAACTCCACAGTAGACGTTCTTGAG AACGCAGCTTCAAAGGGGCTAGTCGTGCTCATCGTTAAAGCTACAGACAAAGATCAGGGTGAAAATGGTCGTGTGACTTATCATTTGAAGGTCAATGATCAGATGCTACAGGAAACTGACAATTTCGTCATCGACGAGAAAAACGGGGAGCTGAAACTCAAGAGGGATTTAGATAGAGAGGAGAAATCCAGGTATGAG CTGACTCTGGTGGCTCGCGATCATGGGAGCCCCAAATGGTACCAAGAGGAGCGCCACTTGACGGTTCTATTGGTGGACGAAAACGACAATCGGCCAGAGTTCCCTGGATCTGTAGCGGCCAATCCTTATCACTTTTATATAACTGAAAACAACGAATTAGAGACTTTAAtag GGCATGTTCAAGCCTTAGACCGGGACGAAGGCAAGCATGCAGCAGTTTACTATTACATTCTAACAGGAAATGAGGATGGTGCTTTCAAAATGAATAAAGCCACTGGAAATTTGTACGCTCTAAAGTCGTTCGATAGGGAAAGCAGGGATGAGTACGATTTGGTGATTGTGGCTAATAATGACCCGAATTTCTATGCTACCGATGAGAAGGTCGTGGAAATGGAGAAAATGGGACTGCTGCAAGACAAGAGCATCGCCCACGCTGTAGTGACTATTCTGGACTTGAACGACAACGAACCCTACTTTAGGAGTCCAGTTTATCATGCGGCGGTCAACGCCATGGCCAACGTTAACCAATTCGTAGTCAACGTAACAGCTTTTGATCCAGATAATGGCATCAATGGCTCCCTCACCTATTATATCAAAGCTTCAAATCTCTACAAGTACCGTTCCCACAAAAGCTCTGGCTCGATAATTCCGTCTCCCTTCAATATCAGTCAACGTGGGGAGGTGTATACCGCCACTTATCTGGCAGAAAACAATCAACATCGGTTCGTGGTTGATATCGTGGCTAGGGAAAATGGGTTCCCTGAGAGAGAGGCTTACACCCAGGTCCACGTATGGGTGTTCGAGCCTGAACAACTAATCAGGGTAATCCTATCTAGGCCTAAAGACGAAGTATTAAAAGAGAAGGACGAGATCATTACGGAGTTGAGCAATGCCACCCAATTCCTAATCATCATCGATGAAATCCGATTTCATGTGGGGAACGGTGGGAGAAAAAATGAGGATTG GACTGACATGTACATCCTGGCAGTGGATTCTGCTACAAGCTCTATAGTCTCAGTACCAGAAGTGCTAAAAATCGTCGATTCAGAATATGACTTTCTCAAAGATTATTACGCGGGCTTCGCCATTGAAAATGTTGTCCCAGCTTTTGCTCAA GAAAAAGAGGACTCTTTCGATCCAGCTCTGGCAGCCCTCATCGCCCTGATGATCGTCCTCTTCGTGGGAGTGACCTCGTTCATTATTGTCTGCTGTTGTCTGAGACATTGGGTGATATCGCCCTCCGATGatttgaagaagaaagatgCGCTGATCAAAAAAGCAATCATCGATGATTTAACTACAACGGAAAATCCACTGTGGATCGAGCA GAAACTGAAGCTATACGAGGAACAAGAACTCACGATGCAGGTGTTCAACGAACCTGAATTAGGACCGACCAACAGGCGAAGTAGTGCGGACAACATGCCG GAGGACAACACATACGCGACCATACAGCATCCTCATAAGCGACAGTTGTCGAACCTAGCTTCCCCGGGACCAGGGGATGATCTGGGCGAGTACGCCACGTTATCTAGAATAGCTCAGCAGCAGCCTGGGAGTAACAATAGTTCCTTGCGAAATGCCCCCAAT tactaCGAGTCCGCAATGGGGTTCCAGGGTTCGACGTTCCAGGTTCCTGATCAGCTTAGTGACGCTGGCAGCGAATACGGGTCGCTGAGGGGCCATCCAAATAGGGTTGCTCAAGCTGACTACGTCACAGAGCTCATTTAA
- the Cad87A gene encoding cadherin-87A isoform X1, whose amino-acid sequence MARSLVKMDQLLLKIVLITLLIISDCLANLPPSFTKDMNNLVVLESTPVGTEIYKLEGTDPEGSALRYDLTGTDVLNVDHETGVVTIVKPLDYEANTTLKLELSVEDQVEGGGRNNIVTQTVTVIILDENDNPPEFLDSPYEVNVDEDAAPGTSILAPISVVDSDTVGENIEVSCINSINSVDACDIFKIQAINSSGYSYKGAIVLGRKLNYTIQDKYEFMLKATDGSLTNTADVTVIVKDVQDTPPQFLNNLTAEIPEDVPINYLVFTVKAEDGDRGNPRPVVYELVNNPMEYFQIDPMSGDLYTATPLNKEAIKDPDGLLKFEVRARELVNGLKSDDPSTISSTEATVKVLDVNDEPPRFNNREYFVQIPENIPEGSALPGLDMSVTDPDEGNNSAFSLELNDISGAFSIEPKTALGSTPVSIRVANNNLDYEDPNQRKFIILAVARELYTEKKLSSTSTITVTVSDVNDNAPSFDQHSYSAVVSEIASSGTLVITIVAKDRDTGRFGENGLVYKLSGSGMDLFTVNNRTGAVTVAFCDTVGVAPCLDYETKTEYHLQFVATDDDGKGQTSSVPLKISLTDNNDNPPVFGQSTYRIYVNEGATRFEPAQIIEARDDDKTSHVTYAIVAGNDDELFKIDSETGKLRITANKGLDVSNETDNVVTLTVLATDGKYTATALVNITVLDVNNNSPIFLKESYLEAVLEDVPIGSSLLEVQATDADTGENAEIEYSLSKGTNGDFKIDNTTGAIYVVSKLDFDRRNTYNIEILAIDHGEPALTGTASLTIKVINTNDKLPYFVPTTQKAEVMEDATVGSIIHTLVALDPDVNISEALNFAATEPITALDKHGNEVFGSDLYKEFFSVDKDSGRVSVANSLQRDVAALVRIPVLVTDITAPTVQQGQGLLVITIQDINDSPPNFVPPWTLDHPEYYLEIKEELPVDTIVATYKAFDEDSDIAEYAIDPESEYFRINQGTGIVQIKKRIDYEQTKNLNFTVWAYDSGLPQLNVSALVRVKVINLNDHDPVFTEKTYNVSIDENSPNGTILLHVKAVDKDAGEYGEVVYELTGEHNENFGIDSKSGEISVTNSNFLDHEKITECVLQVVARDKAPTNIRRSMSVPVYITINDLNDNAPKFSSQSYEADVMEDVRLNPPVPLIQLNATDMDSGINGNVHYDIISGNDNDVFLIGLDTGILYAHKSLLGQTKTFHLTVEARDGAGNGDLSDTASLTVHVININDHKPVFVMPFLPNSTVDVLENAASKGLVVLIVKATDKDQGENGRVTYHLKVNDQMLQETDNFVIDEKNGELKLKRDLDREEKSRYELTLVARDHGSPKWYQEERHLTVLLVDENDNRPEFPGSVAANPYHFYITENNELETLIGHVQALDRDEGKHAAVYYYILTGNEDGAFKMNKATGNLYALKSFDRESRDEYDLVIVANNDPNFYATDEKVVEMEKMGLLQDKSIAHAVVTILDLNDNEPYFRSPVYHAAVNAMANVNQFVVNVTAFDPDNGINGSLTYYIKASNLYKYRSHKSSGSIIPSPFNISQRGEVYTATYLAENNQHRFVVDIVARENGFPEREAYTQVHVWVFEPEQLIRVILSRPKDEVLKEKDEIITELSNATQFLIIIDEIRFHVGNGGRKNEDWTDMYILAVDSATSSIVSVPEVLKIVDSEYDFLKDYYAGFAIENVVPAFAQEKEDSFDPALAALIALMIVLFVGVTSFIIVCCCLRHWVISPSDDLKKKDALIKKAIIDDLTTTENPLWIEQKLKLYEEQELTMQVFNEPELGPTNRRSSADNMPEDNTYATIQHPHKRQLSNLASPGPGDDLGEYATLSRIAQQQPGSNNSSLRNAPNYYESAMGFQGSTFQVPDQLSDAGSEYGSLRGHPNRVAQADYVTELI is encoded by the exons ACTGTCTAGCGAATCTACCCCCCAGCTTCACCAAAGACATGAACAACTTGGTGGTACTCGAGAGTACCCCAGTCGGGACGGAAATCTATAAGCTCGAAGGCACCGATCCGGAGGGCAGTGCCCTGAGGTACGACCTGACGGGGACTGATGTACTTAACGTCGACCACGAGACCGGAGTTGTAACTATAGTGAAACCTTTAGATTATGAA GCAAACACCACCCTGAAACTGGAGCTGAGCGTCGAAGACCAAGTGGAGGGAGGAGGGAGGAATAACATAGTCACGCAAACAGTCACTGTTATAATTTTAGACGAAAATGACAATCCCCCCGAGTTCCTCGAT AGCCCTTACGAGGTAAACGTGGATGAAGACGCCGCTCCGGGGACCTCAATTCTAGCCCCAATATCAGTTGTCGATAGCGACACTGTAGGAGAAAATATCGAGGTTTCATGCATCAACAGCATCAACTCGGTTGATGCCTgcgacatattcaaaattcaagCTATTAATTCCAGCGGATACTCTTATAAAGGGGCGATAGTACTCGGGAGGAAGTTGAATTATACCATTCAAGACAAGTACGAATTCATGTTGAAAGCTACG GATGGTTCACTGACAAACACAGCAGACGTTACTGTGATCGTGAAAGATGTGCAAGACACACCTCCACAGTTCCTAAACAACCTAACTGCAGAAATCCCTGAAGATGTACCAATCAACTACTTGGTCTTCACTGTTAAGGCTGAAGATGGGGACCGGGGAAACCCAAGACCCGTCGTATATGAACTAGTTAACA ACCCCAtggaatatttccaaatagaTCCGATGAGCGGGGATTTGTACACAGCTACGCCTCTAAATAAAGAAGCAATCAAAGACCCTGACGGGCTATTGAAGTTTGAAGTGAGAGCTCGTGAATTGGTGAACGGACTAAAAAGCGATGATCCGTCTACTATCAGTAGCACTGAAGCCACTGTGAAAGTATTGGATGTTAATGACGAACCTCCTCGATTCAATAATCGAGAGTATTTTGTGCAAATCCCTGAGAATATTCCTGAAGGTTCAGCTTTGCCTGGTCTTGACATGAGTGTAACCGATCCTGATGAG GGCAATAACTCAGCCTTCTCATTGGAGCTCAACGATATATCCGGAGCTTTTTCAATAGAACCCAAAACAGCTCTTGGAAGCACCCCAGTGAGCATAAGAGTGGCGAACAATAACTTGGATTACGAAGACCCCaatcaaagaaaatttatcaTCCTTGCAGTCGCCAGAGAGCTTTATACTGAGAAAAAACTTTCCTCAACTTCTACTATTACTGTAACAG TCTCGGATGTCAACGACAATGCGCCATCGTTTGATCAGCACAGCTACTCGGCAGTGGTCTCAGAAATAGCTTCGTCAGGTACTTTGGTCATTACTATAGTGGCGAAGGATAGAGATACTGGCAGATTCGGGGAAAACGGACTTGTTTACAAACTGTCAGGCAGTGGGATGGACCTTTTTACAGTTAACAACAGAACGGGAGCCGTGACTGTTGCTTTCTGTGATACTGTGGGGGTCGCACCCTGCTTAGATTATGAAACCAAGACTGAGTATCACTTACAGTTTGTG GCCACTGATGATGATGGAAAAGGCCAAACCTCTTCAGTGCCCCTCAAGATAAGCTTGACAGACAACAACGATAATCCTCCGGTTTTCGGCCAGTCAACTTATCGCATATACGTGAATGAGGGTGCCACCAGGTTTGAGCCTGCACAGATCATTGAAGCGAGGGATGATGATAAAACGTCTCACGTTACCTATGCGATTGTGGCGGGCAATGATGATGAACTGTTCAAAATCGATTCGGAGACTGGAAAGTTGAGGATTACCGCTAATAAAGGGCTGGATGTCAGCAATGAGACTGATAATGTTGTTACTCTGACTGTATTG GCAACTGATGGAAAATATACAGCCACAGCGTTAGTTAACATTACTGTGTTGGATGTGAACAACAACTCCcctatatttttaaaggaaagCTACTTAGAAGCTGTTTTAGAGGATGTTCCAATCG GCTCAAGTTTGCTGGAAGTCCAAGCCACAGACGCGGACACGGGAGAAAACGCAGAAATTGAATACTCCCTCTCCAAAGGCACCAATGGGGACTTTAAAATCGACAACACCACTGGAGCGATATACGTTGTCTCCAAATTAGACTTCGATAGAAGAAATACGTACAATATTGAAATCTTAGCCATAGACCATGGAGAGCCAGCCTTGACAGGCACTGCGTCTTTGACCATTAAAGTTATCAACACCAACGATAAATTGCCCTATTTTGTGCCTACAACCCAGAAAGCTGAAGTGATGGAAGATGCAACTGTGGGGTCTATAATCCATACATTGGTGGCATTGGATCCTGATGTAAATATTTCTGAGGCCTTAAACTTCGCTGCAACCGAACCCATTACCGCCTTGGACAAGCACGGAAATGAAGTTTTTGGAAGTGACCTctacaaagaatttttttcggtTGATAAAGACTCAGGAAGAGTGTCTGTGGCCAATAGTTTGCAGCGCGATGTGGCTGCCTTGGTCAGAATTCCAGTTTTGGTGACTGACATCACTGCACCTACTGTGCAGCAAGGACAAGGACTTTTGG TTATAACTATCCAAGACATCAATGACTCCCCTCCGAACTTCGTGCCTCCTTGGACTCTGGATCATCCCGAATATTACCTGGAAATTAAAGAAGAGTTACCAGTGGACACTATAGTGGCCACTTACAAGGCCTTCGATGAGGATTCGGACATTGCCGAATACGCCATTGACCCTGAGAGTGAGTACTTCAGGATCAATCAGGGGACTGGGATCGTGCAGATTAAGAAGAGAATCGACTATGAGCAAACCAAGAACCTCAACTTTACCGTTTGGGCCTACGACAGTGGCTTGCCCCAACTCAATGTCTCAGCCTTGGTTcgagtcaaagtaatcaacctTAACGACCATGACCCAGTGTTCACGGAAAAAACCTATAACGTCTCCATTGACGAGAATTCCCCAAACGGCACTATTCTGCTTCATGTTAAAGCCGTAGATAAAGATGCAGGGGAATATGGGGAAGTTGTTTACGAGCTTACTGGAGAGCACAATGAGAATTTCGGTATTGACTCAAAGAGTGGAGAAATTAGCGTGACAAATTCTAACTTTCTGGATCATGAGAAAATCACTGAGTGCGTCTTACAGGTTGTAG CTCGCGATAAAGCCCCTACTAACATCAGAAGGTCAATGTCGGTTCCAGTGTACATAACCATCAACGACCTAAATGACAATGCCCCTAAATTCAGCAGCCAATCATACGAAGCTGACGTCATGGAAGATGTTAGGCTTAACCCCCCAGTACCCCTTATTCAACTGAATGCCACCGATATGGATTCTGGGATCAATGGCAACGTCCATTATGATATAATATCAGGAAATGATAATG ACGTTTTCCTCATTGGCTTGGACACAGGAATTCTATACGCCCACAAGTCCCTTCTAGGACAAACCAAAACCTTCCACCTAACAGTGGAAGCTAGAGATGGAGCTGGAAATGGAGATCTCAGTGACACAGCCTCTCTCACCGTGCACGTGATAAACATTAATGATCACAAACCAGTTTTTGTGATGCCATTCCTGCCAAACTCCACAGTAGACGTTCTTGAG AACGCAGCTTCAAAGGGGCTAGTCGTGCTCATCGTTAAAGCTACAGACAAAGATCAGGGTGAAAATGGTCGTGTGACTTATCATTTGAAGGTCAATGATCAGATGCTACAGGAAACTGACAATTTCGTCATCGACGAGAAAAACGGGGAGCTGAAACTCAAGAGGGATTTAGATAGAGAGGAGAAATCCAGGTATGAG CTGACTCTGGTGGCTCGCGATCATGGGAGCCCCAAATGGTACCAAGAGGAGCGCCACTTGACGGTTCTATTGGTGGACGAAAACGACAATCGGCCAGAGTTCCCTGGATCTGTAGCGGCCAATCCTTATCACTTTTATATAACTGAAAACAACGAATTAGAGACTTTAAtag GGCATGTTCAAGCCTTAGACCGGGACGAAGGCAAGCATGCAGCAGTTTACTATTACATTCTAACAGGAAATGAGGATGGTGCTTTCAAAATGAATAAAGCCACTGGAAATTTGTACGCTCTAAAGTCGTTCGATAGGGAAAGCAGGGATGAGTACGATTTGGTGATTGTGGCTAATAATGACCCGAATTTCTATGCTACCGATGAGAAGGTCGTGGAAATGGAGAAAATGGGACTGCTGCAAGACAAGAGCATCGCCCACGCTGTAGTGACTATTCTGGACTTGAACGACAACGAACCCTACTTTAGGAGTCCAGTTTATCATGCGGCGGTCAACGCCATGGCCAACGTTAACCAATTCGTAGTCAACGTAACAGCTTTTGATCCAGATAATGGCATCAATGGCTCCCTCACCTATTATATCAAAGCTTCAAATCTCTACAAGTACCGTTCCCACAAAAGCTCTGGCTCGATAATTCCGTCTCCCTTCAATATCAGTCAACGTGGGGAGGTGTATACCGCCACTTATCTGGCAGAAAACAATCAACATCGGTTCGTGGTTGATATCGTGGCTAGGGAAAATGGGTTCCCTGAGAGAGAGGCTTACACCCAGGTCCACGTATGGGTGTTCGAGCCTGAACAACTAATCAGGGTAATCCTATCTAGGCCTAAAGACGAAGTATTAAAAGAGAAGGACGAGATCATTACGGAGTTGAGCAATGCCACCCAATTCCTAATCATCATCGATGAAATCCGATTTCATGTGGGGAACGGTGGGAGAAAAAATGAGGATTG GACTGACATGTACATCCTGGCAGTGGATTCTGCTACAAGCTCTATAGTCTCAGTACCAGAAGTGCTAAAAATCGTCGATTCAGAATATGACTTTCTCAAAGATTATTACGCGGGCTTCGCCATTGAAAATGTTGTCCCAGCTTTTGCTCAA GAAAAAGAGGACTCTTTCGATCCAGCTCTGGCAGCCCTCATCGCCCTGATGATCGTCCTCTTCGTGGGAGTGACCTCGTTCATTATTGTCTGCTGTTGTCTGAGACATTGGGTGATATCGCCCTCCGATGatttgaagaagaaagatgCGCTGATCAAAAAAGCAATCATCGATGATTTAACTACAACGGAAAATCCACTGTGGATCGAGCA GAAACTGAAGCTATACGAGGAACAAGAACTCACGATGCAGGTGTTCAACGAACCTGAATTAGGACCGACCAACAGGCGAAGTAGTGCGGACAACATGCCG GAGGACAACACATACGCGACCATACAGCATCCTCATAAGCGACAGTTGTCGAACCTAGCTTCCCCGGGACCAGGGGATGATCTGGGCGAGTACGCCACGTTATCTAGAATAGCTCAGCAGCAGCCTGGGAGTAACAATAGTTCCTTGCGAAATGCCCCCAAT tactaCGAGTCCGCAATGGGGTTCCAGGGTTCGACGTTCCAGGTTCCTGATCAGCTTAGTGACGCTGGCAGCGAATACGGGTCGCTGAGGGGCCATCCAAATAGGGTTGCTCAAGCTGACTACGTCACAGAGCTCATTTAA